The following nucleotide sequence is from Podospora bellae-mahoneyi strain CBS 112042 chromosome 1 map unlocalized CBS112042p_1, whole genome shotgun sequence.
GCGGTTGAAGCCAGAGATGGTGGCAATGTCCTCCTCGGAGAGATCGAAGTCGGTGTTCTGGAGGTTGGAAACCATGGTCTCCTGTCTGCTGGACTTGGGGATGACTGCAAGACCGCGCTGGGTGGCCCAGCGGAGAAGGACCTGGGAAGCAGGGCGGTTGTACTTGGCGGCGATGGCCTTGATGGTGTCGTCCTCCATGAGGGGCTGGAGCTTGACGGCGTGCTGCATGTTGAACTCGAGGAAAGAGGCAGGGCCGAAAGAGCTGTAGGCAGTGACGGTGATGCCCTCACGCTTGGCAAGCTTGAGGAGCTCCTCCTGGGTGAGGTAGGGGTGGTGCTCGATCTGGAGGGTGGCAGGGCGGATCTTGGCGTAGCGGAGGAGGTCGTAGATCAGCTGGGACTGGAAGTTGGAGATACCAATGCTGCGGGCGAGGCCGGCATCGACGAGGCTCTCCATGGCGGTCCAGGTCTCCTGGATGGTGGCCTTGCTGGGGCGAATCTCATCGCCCTCGTAGTGCCAGCCGGGAGGGTAGCGGACGGAGGGGTCGACATACTCAAGGGCGACGGGGAAGTGAATGAGGTAGAGGTCGAAGTAGTCGACGCCCCAGTCGGCGAGCTGCTTCTTGACGATGGGCTGGACGCGCTCACCGTCGTGGAAGGTGTTCCAGAGCTTggagacgatgaagaggtCCTCACGCTTCACAATACCCTCCGAGAT
It contains:
- the xyl1 gene encoding D-xylose reductase (EggNog:ENOG503NV0A; COG:S), giving the protein MAPVIKLNSGYDMPQVGFGLWKVDNAIAADVVYNAIKAGYRLFDGACDYGNEVECGKGVARAISEGIVKREDLFIVSKLWNTFHDGERVQPIVKKQLADWGVDYFDLYLIHFPVALEYVDPSVRYPPGWHYEGDEIRPSKATIQETWTAMESLVDAGLARSIGISNFQSQLIYDLLRYAKIRPATLQIEHHPYLTQEELLKLAKREGITVTAYSSFGPASFLEFNMQHAVKLQPLMEDDTIKAIAAKYNRPASQVLLRWATQRGLAVIPKSSRQETMVSNLQNTDFDLSEEDIATISGFNRGIRFNQPSNYFPTELLWIFG